The nucleotide window ATCCCTGCTTTCGCTCTTCTAAGCACGAAAAAAACATCTAAAATTCTGCCGCCTATGGGGCGAAGCAATTACTCAATAAGGAAAGCAATGAGAATGTGTCCTTGTTTTTGTTCATTGACTTGGTTACGCACTTAATGACATAATTAGAGCTTAATGATTAAAAATTGTTCCTTTCGACATCCGCTATTACGGTTTCTGGTAAGGCAAAAAGGGATTAATGAAATAAAACACGCTATGGCATCATGAAACACATTCACTAAACAACATTCAAATACCGAACATGTATTCTGTTGCCGATATGTGACAGTGCAATCCTGCAAATGTTATTCTCACATTTTACACGCAGCTAACGTTGTTTCGCTTCAGGAAAATCCCAAGTACCACAACAAGGACAATACATGAACAACGAGAGGATGTCTCAGGTACATCAAATAAGGGGACTTAAATTACAACAAGACCTCCGTTTACGCCACTGGTTTGGTCAGTAAAGGCCATGAAGAACCATGCGAGGATCCAACTGCCCACTGCAATAGCTTGATGAAACGGTAGAGAGTTCTTGACGGCCCTTCCACTCTTCAGAAGGCTTCAAGAAAATTGGGGTTTCAATGGCTGCAGAATCTACACATAACATGGTTTTGTAGTCCTCATCTCCCAAATCAGGGATGGTCTTGGCCTTTTTGTCCCAAGGGTTCCACACAACTGCAGATCACACGATTTTCTAGCATAATGTGAGAAACTTCTTATAATTAGGACCATATCaacaaaaggggaaaaaaagcCGATTTACAAAACTAATCAAGATTAAAGAACCTGCATCCGGCATGCCATCCTTCCGCAGAACAAAGGTTCTCTTCCTCTCGTGGTCTATCATGGCTATCTTTGTCGGCGTGCCCAAATACACTCGGTTGACCTAACGAGGAACAAGAATTTGAGAAAACAGAAACACATATAACTTAATGAGTTACCACCAGTACATAGAAAAGGCGGCTTTTAAACTGAGAGAAATCGAAGGTAGTTGTACCTCTTCATCAAAGGTGATAGCATCTGCCTGCTCTGTGAACCTTTCTCTGCGCATCAGATTGTCGAGATAATCAAGTGTCTCCAAGCCCTCCACACGCACTTCACTGCAAATTAAACAGCATCATGCAACCTCTCTGAAAAGGATGAAATACACTTTCTTCCCGCCTCAGCGGCTAATAAAATACTCGACATAGAACTTTTTTTTAATGGGAAATGAAATTCACACACCCTTTTTCTCCATCTGCACACCcctgataatttatgtccgttgattcTCCTTTGGTTTATCAATCCAAAGGCTAGAAAAAAGAGCGGGTGTGTAGGGGGAGAATGTGACaatcatttccttcttcaataaCATCAACAATAAATTTGAGAACTTGCGAAAGTCATACAGGTAACGATCTTAAACTTCACAAAAATAGTTACAAGGCACACCTGATATCTGATACATATAAGTAGTTAATCAGGGCAAATGTAAAGGAGAAGGTCTTGCTATCCGTATTCCTAACACGGGGAATCAAAGTGAGCTTGCCAGCATTGAGAGAAACACGAAGCCGGAGCTCAAAGCTTAAACAAACCACAGGAAAAGATTCACAGGATTAGATAAGTGGTGATGCCCTTCAGCAGTAATCACATCCAATGAAATGATCAGATTCCGAGAATATACCTGCGCGGCCAGGTCTTTAGATCCTCCTCTGTAGACTTCAAGATCAAATCCACTGACGTCTGATTGTTAGTTGGAGGCAAAGGCGAAGGGTCACTATCAACAGACCACAATCTGTTCTTTGCAAATCCATGCTGCTCCAGCGAACCAAGATTTCCGAACTGCAACAAGCAGGATGAGTAATGCTCAATCAGAATTCAGAACAAGAATATAAAGCTTTTTAACATGCTTGTCAATTGTAATAATATCTCACTCTCCAACCTGAGGAAAGCAGACGGGTATGCCTCCCCTGATCGCTTTAGGCAATTTCCAAGTAGCCTACACAAGAGTAGAAAACATCCCCATAATTAGTCAAGTACAGAGGGAATGAAAATCACTTTTACAAGGGCTAACATAAGTCTTTCAAATTAAAACAATCTCAAATTCTAAACCAAGCATACGCGGGAAGAAGTTTAATCTTCATACTTTGCTACTCATAAAGAGCAATTCTTCCCGTCTTTCGTTCTTCCACGAAACAACCTGCCCTCCATACAGAAGCACCTGAAACAATTTGCATCATATCAAACAGTTGGTGACCACACTTTCAGAAAAGAGAACTAAGAACAGCCCAATTAGATTACTCTTGCACATTAATTTATCCACATCATGGATCAACGATCGAGTTGTCAACTTTTTTTCGGTTCAAGCGATATGAATCTAAACAATCTAATCTAAAACTAGTATTGGGGAAGAGGGGAATTCGAACTCGGGTGCATAAAGTGTATAACTGCTCTATCTAACTTGGCTACGCCAAGTTCTACGACCAAGTTGTTAACTTTAGGCCATCATATCAATATTAGTAAAAAAGTGAGAACATGAttgattgaaatttgaattttgaaaccaACCTCTGCTGAAGAACCAGTTGGCTCGGTGAGTATGATTCGGGGAAATCCATCACCCTTATTCACTATATTCAACGGCATCGTTTTGAGCCCGGACCTCCCTCTTGTTTCTGTTCACAATTGGCTTCACAGCTCCAATCTGCATTGCATTCAACCCCATACACATAcataacccaaaaacaaaaagttacATTCTTTTTCGACAAAATGATATTCTAAACTATTTTAATCTCTAGAGACGGGATCGAACTTGCGTGCAACATGGCATGCTGACGCAACCAACTTGCCTAACCCACGTCTCTCGAAAAAAATTGCATCTTTGACAATATATAACAACATCAGAAAAAtgaaatcttaaaaaaaaaaagaaatgatgaACAAGAACgaagaagcaaaatttgtaaaaaGAAACGAGATGGGTAAGCTTACGTTGATGTGATCATGAAATGTTATCGGTTTCGACTTCGAGCTCGAAGCAGAAGAACTGAGACATCCCAACTCTCTCTGGATTTGTGAAAAATCTATGTTGCAAACTTGCAATGCAGTGTTTTatatctgagagagagagagaggagagagagagagagagaaggatgtCCAAGGAAAACCATTTGTCATCGGATGCTCTGCTTCTTCCTTCTGTCCCTTTCAGTTATTTAGCTGCACTCGTGTGTTTTGCACCTCAGCTTATCCACGTAGACCTTCGTTGCCCTCTAGCTATAGGTGCATTGTGAAACAACGTAAGATCGAATGTCAAAAAGACACGATTCAAATAAGTTAATTAACGAATTGATTTTAGGGTGTATAAATTATTCGAACTTGATTGTGACCTTTTACAAATGTTCTTCATCAATTAAAAGAAGTTAGATTTTAGAAAAACAAAGTATTCATCTGCATAgattctcactttttttttaatttctttggcataatttttttaatcattgaGATTggaaatcgataaaagtggtctttAAATTTATCTATTGTAAAATCATTTTAGTCAATTTGTGAAAAATCTATCAACATCGTCATTAAATTGTAGTGACCACATGACCACTtttttaagggtatttttgtcaaaccaacatcttttagccaaaatagttcATGAGATTGACATAGCTTCTTACTTTGGTTTTTGATAAtgaaaatcgataaaagtggtcattgagtttgtccattgtaaatcattttggtcatttcgtgaAAAATTTGTCAATTTCCCTGTTCAGCAACCACTTGACAACCTTTAAGGGTATTCTGTAAAACCAATCCCTCTACTTAACGAAGATATTGACATAGTTTGTTAATAAAACTTTTTAGTTTTGTTCTTTTCGTGAAAAATATGTCAAAATCCACATTAAGTGGAGGAtttgttttgacaaaaatatccttAAAAAGATCGTCACACGGTCGCTCATGTGAAGATTTAACGAGGATATCAACAAATTTTTCAcgaaatgatcaaaatgatactCAATGGACAAACTCAAGGAGCACGTTGATTTTCATTGTTAGAGACAAATGAGTAGTAATACTAATCTTatggaccattttgactaaaaagcttTCTCATAAGATAGTTTTTTTGGTTGACAACAGGGCATAAGcctcaaagaaaaaaagattacGTAAGGATATCATGAGACTTTGATACCCTGGCTATAAGAAGAACTTGCTCAGAAAATATTGGACCAACAATAAAATTCTTTCTCATGATAAATATGTTTTGAATTTTACAAGACCAAATTGGATGCATAACAACACGACAATTCAATACTAATTAAACTTCCTAAAgatatttattcatttttacATTTAAAATCATTTGCAGTACAAGTGCCTTCATTCTgataaataataattgttagAAGACAATCCCTTTTGCGTTTTGGTTATATTCTTGTCTGATATCTTTACATTTGGATCAATGAAATGTGCCAGGTGTATTTGATGGTAAgcattaattatattattagggttgtgacaaaaaaaagaagaagataaatatgTCTTATTAAATAGATGCCTAAGAGTAGCCACATAGGCCGGTTAGGTTGACACATGTTCGAGTGGgcaaaatggaaaagaaaaagtaagaAAGAAATAACGTGAGCTTTGGCTAACCTTTAAATCTGAGAACGATTTACATTGACCAATTTATCGTGATGTAACGTTTTAATAGTGTATGCATATTTGGAGTGAGAATTCACGTGATGATGATTCTTTTGATTtaaaagttttgaaaatcatttcatggaatggaaaagagaaaattgtagcaataattAACTTTAATTGAATTGGAACAATGATCATTTACCTAAAAATTCATCATCATTGATCACTTAATTCATCAAAACGTAAAactatgatcattttcgtcaactctaTCCGAACTTTTGTAAAAAAGAATCTTGTGCAATGTACATTAGGCTGAGTCAAAGGGCAACtatgaaaaaccaaatgagaaaattgtaataatgatcccttaactttaatccaattggagtaatagtctcttaactttaactcaattgaagcAATGATCACATAACTTTATCTCAATTGTATCAATGATTTTTCCaccataactcattttgacagaaATTCTAATGAAGTTGACGAAATGAttatagctgcacgttttaatgagttaagggaccaatagtcatatatttttaattgaggGATCAACGTTCCAATTTGCTAAAGTTGAATAATCATtgcaataatttttttctaaaatttaaGAATGATTATATGTAACAAGTTTATCACCACGTGACGTTTTAAAATTATATGGATAGACAGCACGACGCTGATCCCTTCGATTTAATAGCTTTGCAAAACCTTTAGCATGGAATGGAAAATACCAGCCAATGTCGGAGAGATTCGTTGGAACTAAATAGAACATAGACCTGGTAAAGGTAGTAGCCTAGTCAAGTGCGTGCTACTGCTTTTCACTAGTTCTTGATAAGAAAAATGGGCGGTGGATAGAGTGAAAGCGTACGGACTCTAATGAGCTTGACCACTGGTTTGATTGATGGCTAAGAATTAACATCTCATTTTCTATGAATTCTAGCACAATTAGGGTTGATATAAGTTAATGCAAAAAAGTGTGAGCCTAAGATTTTGTACTGGAAAATACAAAAGATTCTtgaataaaaggaaaataacGTATTTATCATGGGTTGTGCGTTCTTTTATATCTGTCATTGACAGATTAGTTGTCGTCATCACCAAACTCATATGGTATAGTATGATAGTCGTTGTCACCATCAAAAGCATATGATATAGTATGATAGCTCCCCTCATTAGTGTTACCAGGCTCATATAATGCATGCTCATAATGCACCTTATTCACTCATGAACGTAAAAACTATAGGAAAACAAAAATCGGTAGAGAATAAGAGAATTggtgaaaaagaaagagagtggTATTTTGCAAGAATGACTTGATGGTCTGTCTGTTCACATAACTTGAATATTTTAGTTGATTTTgtacctacatgctccactcagaaagcttcaacatacaagcttcaacaaaagaaaattcaaagaacttagcgaagaaggctttggtgtatttaacacaatacgttgaaatgaaggaaagcttatttattgatatccccgataagctacaaatatgtacatatacatgagtcaaaataaacacacaagagggagccttcacaaaggttgcttaggagaagtctcagcagtcggtagagccccagaaagagaaggcaccggagggggatcatttggagcctcagtactggacagaaccctagaaggaggaggcatcagaggttgatcatttggagcttcattacgcggtacagccccagaagacgaaggcaataaatgcctttggaacaaacccacaaatctctgatgatcaagtaaaacctgaccatcagtttccttcatctggtcaagcttcctcttcatgtttgtagcatagtcatgtgcgagccggtgcaactgtttattctcatgcttgagccctctaatctcctgtttgagactcatcacttcagccgccaatgattcaacttggcgggttcgagcaaataggcgttgggccatattagacacagaacctgcacactgaacactgagagccagcgaatccttaacagctaactcatcagaccgtttggaaagtagtctgttatctttgggagtgagaaggttcctggccaccaccgcagcagtcatatcattcttcatcacggaatccccaacggtaagaggaccagttggggagacgaaggatgggcgccatatgttgtctggagaaggcggggctgcctcttcaacaaggttcaagtcaaaacgacggtcggaggggccagacattttcaaaggtgttgaagagagaagaggtcggacaaatcaagatcttagaagtgcaagaatgaagcttctactggtggagattcaagtgtgctttggaacttaatgccagcctctataaaaatctgcactcgacggagcttcagaaatcaaagaggcgcctgctcagaaatcgaagaggcgtttgctttctcaaaagttgggctgcttagagatcacgagggttgatctcagaaatcgaagagccgtttgctttctcaaaagttgggctgctcaaagaccacgaaggccgatctcagaaatcgaagaggcgctcgctttctcaaaagctgggctccctagagaccacgagggccgatctcagaaatcgaagaggcacctacttttccagccttgtcagcacctgtcacacgcacactcagctttgcggaaattatgggcattctgtcaaagacttctggggaagtagaaaacacatgaatcttactgttcaatcacccacttcccacacgcaacaatagctcatgggtaccacagataactttgccaaagttctctgccaaagttgagcacgtgaagcttgcagctcccactacatcgctctgaccaagaagggtaaaagaatagcaaagaaacagcactaacaaagtttagacccataaattttgaaggtatagctaccatattattacccacaagggtaaaggaacagtaccactgctggataattggaaagtccatgtatgtcaacctctgtgcttcgtggcaaggtagactagcaaacatgcccaacctttactcacattcgagaaaacactcccaataagattgcttgctccaaaatcgaagaggcaccgtcctccgaatctaaagagccagactcccaacatgactactttcttaaaaatcgaagagagggtaaaggaacagtaccattgctggataattggaaagtccctgtgtgtcaacctctgtgcttcgtggcaaggtagactagcaaacatgcccaacctttactcacattcgagaaaacactcccaacaagattgcttgctccaaaatcgaagaggcaccgccctccgaatctcgagagtcactctcccaacatgattactttctcaaaaatcgaagagacactgctccccgaatctcgagagccagacccccagcatgattgctttctcaaaaatcggtgaggcaccgttctctgaatcaatcgaagaggcgctcgctttctcaaaagctgggctgctcagagaccacgagggccgatctcagaaatcgaagaggcatctacttttctagccttgtcagcacctgtcacacgcacactcagctttgcagaaattatgggcattctgtcgaagacttctggtgaagtagaaagcacatgaatcttactgttcaatcacccacttcccacacgcaacaataactcatgggtaccacagatcactttgccaaagttctctgccaaagttgagcacgtgaagcttgcagctcccactacatcgctctgaccaagaaaggtaaaagaatagcaaagaaacagcactaacaaagtttagacacataaattttgaaggtctagctaccatattattacccacaagggtaaaggaacagtaccactgctggataattggaaagtccctgtgtgtcaacctctgtgcttcgtggcaaggtagactagcaaacatgcccaacctttactcacattcgagaaaacagtcccaacaagattgcttgctccaaaatcgaa belongs to Malus sylvestris chromosome 17, drMalSylv7.2, whole genome shotgun sequence and includes:
- the LOC126612360 gene encoding putative glucose-6-phosphate 1-epimerase isoform X1 gives rise to the protein MPLNIVNKGDGFPRIILTEPTGSSAEVLLYGGQVVSWKNERREELLFMSSKATWKLPKAIRGGIPVCFPQFGNLGSLEQHGFAKNRLWSVDSDPSPLPPTNNQTSVDLILKSTEEDLKTWPRSFELRLRVSLNAGKLTLIPRVRNTDSKTFSFTFALINYLYVSDISEVRVEGLETLDYLDNLMRRERFTEQADAITFDEEVNRVYLGTPTKIAMIDHERKRTFVLRKDGMPDAVVWNPWDKKAKTIPDLGDEDYKTMLCVDSAAIETPIFLKPSEEWKGRQELSTVSSSYCSGQLDPRMVLHGLY
- the LOC126612360 gene encoding putative glucose-6-phosphate 1-epimerase isoform X2 — protein: MPLNIVNKGDGFPRIILTEPTGSSAEVLLYGGQVVSWKNERREELLFMSSKATWKLPKAIRGGIPVCFPQFGNLGSLEQHGFAKNRLWSVDSDPSPLPPTNNQTSVDLILKSTEEDLKTWPRSFELRLRVSLNAGKLTLIPRVRNTDSKTFSFTFALINYLYVSDISEVRVEGLETLDYLDNLMRRERFTEQADAITFDEEVNRVYLGTPTKIAMIDHERKRTFVLRKDGMPDAENRVICSCVEPLGQKGQDHP